One genomic window of Eptesicus fuscus isolate TK198812 chromosome 6, DD_ASM_mEF_20220401, whole genome shotgun sequence includes the following:
- the LOC103289972 gene encoding neuropeptide Y receptor type 6, translating to MEFPLNHPAPNKTNIKSNNSAFFYFDSCQPPFLVLLLLLIAYTVVLIVGLSGNLSLIIIIFKKQREAQNVTNILITNLSLSDILVCVMCIPFTVIYTLMDHWIFGDTMCKLTSYVQSVSISVSIFSLVLIAVERYQLIVNPRGWKPNVSHAYWGITLIWLFSLLLSIPFFLSYHLTDKPFHNLSLPTDLYTDQVACVEKWPSKMNQLLFTTSMFMLQYCVPLSFILICYMKIIICLRRRNGKVDRKRENESRLNENKRINTMLISIVVTFGACWLPLNIFNVIFDWNHEVLMSCHHDLVFVVCHLVAMVSTCINPLFYGFLNKNFQKDLVVLIHHCWCFTPRERYENIAISTVHTDESKGSLRLAPTSTGI from the coding sequence ATGGAATTTCCTTTAAACCATCCAGCACCTAATAAAACCAATATAAAGAGCAACAACTCTGCATTTTTCTACTTTGACTCCTGTCAACCTCCTTTTCTAGTCTTGCTCCTATTACTCATAGCCTATACTGTGGTCTTAATTGTGGGCCTTTCTGGAaacctctctctcatcattatcatcttcaagaagcagagagaagctCAGAATGTCACCAACATACTGAttaccaatctctctctctctgacatctTGGTATGTGTTATGTGCATCCCTTTTACTGTCATCTATACTCTGATGGACCATTGGATATTTGGAGATACCATGTGCAAACTCACTTCCTATGTACAGAGTGTCTCCATTTCTGTATCCATATTCTCACTTGTGTTAATTGCTGTTGAAAGATATCAGCTGATTGTGAACCCCCGTGGCTGGAAGCCCAATGTATCTCATGCCTACTGGGGTATCACCTTGATTTGGCTATTTTCCCTTCTGTTGTCTATTCCCTTCTTCCTGTCCTACCACCTCACTGATAAGCCTTTCCACAACCTCTCTCTACCCACTGACCTCTATACTGACCAGGTGGCCTGCGTAGAGAAGTGGCCCTCCAAAATGAACCAGCTCCTCTTTACTACCTCCATGTTTATGCTCCAGTATTGTGTCCCTCTGAGCTTCATTCTCATCTGCTACATGAAGATTATTATCTGCCTCCGTAGAAGAAATGGAAAGgtagacaggaagagagaaaatgagagccGGCTCAATGAGAACAAGAGGATTAACACAATGTTGATCTCCATTGTGGTGACATTTGGGGCCTGCTGGTTGCCCTTGAACATCTTCAATGTCATCTTTGACTGGAATCATGAGGTGTTGATGAGCTGCCACCATGACCTGGTGTTTGTGGTTTGCCACTTGGTTGCTATGGTTTCCACATGCATAAACCCTCTCTTTTATGGTTTTCTCAACAAAAATTTCCAAAAAGACCTGGTGGTGCTTATTCACCACTGCTGGTGCTTTACACCTCGGGAAAGATATGAAAATATTGCCATCTCCACTGTGCACACAGATGAATCTAAGGGATCATTAAGATTGGCTCCTACATCAACAGGTATATAA